From Haloglomus litoreum, the proteins below share one genomic window:
- a CDS encoding right-handed parallel beta-helix repeat-containing protein produces the protein MTLLVVTSSFVAFVAAPVAGQSTITVDDSGGADHTTIQAAIDAASAGDTIQVAAGTYTGSINVSKQLTLRGDPGDSAAGAGPNAPVIAPNGREYGFNLTADASGTVIEGFDIGAFGDGSIYLDVASGTTLSDVTIRDNDIDSEDDAVDGQSLDGNLVRFTFTRNYLDGEYGVYLDVYGDTYEDLVFTDNVFDELGDEMIYLYVNEDGTTVSGLTVTGNEMSGEYEAVYVYVSENDDGVLTDVDISDNTMDYVDSEAIDIYAAGVGLEVSDIRIQDNVIRSDDEGIEVDVYDDDVTVENVVISGNDVESDEEEAIDVDLESYGNGGDGGISGVTISENTAGSPGDEEAIVLYVYGSGNPISDVSIVENVVTGAEEDGIDVYVELQDATATNVAVSRNEVQSADLDGIEFEIYGDSGATVNGVEISGNTLTGDDYGVFFYVDGVDLQNAVISENTIDDAGDDGIYLYVGEIPSGGSAEVDVTRNLVTGSTEYGLYVEASLVDTVDILVERNQFTSNDGGILVTGDFDRSGINVTENNIVGNGVGVQNSQVAQQQGQEYVDARNNWWGNETGPGSLTATTGLFFEDPVSDGVLANGTGDLVSGNDSTGLANVRFAPFATTAFDIADLPDPPTLGGGGSRPAKFAITEDSISPQTVEIGESTTVSYVVTNTGGRTGTYVALLTADGKLVDTQEIRLRAGESETVTHEFARNNAGSYYIQTRTWVIGRLTVTPLRETKADVESDLLRGGAQITITDPVTGEPVFLALPFTEASNQTGIHLESLNLTLDERTDYEVDVQQPEDLDRLGVGPDGPIPLVGGGTQEFGYFVIDIESEGNVTGAEFVFSIRKELYEQFAGETDPTAGTTLYRYDPETGTWERYEMELVGETDTTYRFRVSTPGFSAFAVGTPGPAFDVRNVSLAQQTIEAGDFARVQAVVENTGERNGTYTAVLTVDGDRRATEDVFVPAGESRDIDFRETFPEAGNYDLALNDIAVGTLTVEAAATPTPTETPTPEPTETSTEAPTEAPEPTDTPTEAEETPATTETSGQPGFALVTALLALLAAALLAARRRDRD, from the coding sequence GTGACGCTACTGGTCGTCACCAGCAGCTTCGTCGCGTTCGTCGCGGCACCGGTCGCCGGGCAGTCGACCATCACCGTCGACGACAGCGGCGGCGCCGACCACACGACCATCCAGGCGGCCATCGACGCCGCGAGCGCCGGCGACACCATCCAGGTCGCCGCCGGGACCTACACCGGGAGCATCAACGTCTCCAAGCAGCTCACGCTGCGGGGCGACCCCGGGGACTCCGCGGCTGGGGCCGGGCCGAACGCCCCCGTCATCGCCCCGAACGGTCGCGAGTACGGGTTCAACCTCACCGCCGACGCCTCGGGCACCGTCATCGAGGGGTTCGACATCGGTGCCTTCGGTGACGGCTCCATCTACCTGGACGTCGCGAGCGGCACCACGCTCTCGGACGTGACCATCCGGGACAACGACATCGACAGTGAGGACGACGCCGTCGACGGCCAGAGTCTCGACGGGAACCTCGTCCGGTTCACGTTCACGAGAAACTACCTGGACGGCGAGTACGGCGTCTACCTCGACGTCTACGGCGACACGTACGAGGACCTCGTCTTCACCGACAACGTCTTCGACGAGTTGGGCGACGAGATGATCTACCTCTACGTCAACGAGGACGGCACCACGGTCAGTGGCCTGACCGTCACGGGCAACGAGATGTCCGGCGAGTACGAGGCCGTCTACGTCTACGTGAGCGAGAACGACGACGGCGTCCTCACCGATGTCGACATCTCGGACAACACGATGGACTACGTCGACTCGGAGGCCATCGACATCTACGCGGCCGGTGTCGGACTGGAGGTGAGCGACATCCGGATCCAGGACAACGTCATCAGGTCCGACGACGAGGGCATCGAGGTCGACGTCTACGACGACGACGTGACCGTCGAGAACGTCGTCATCTCGGGCAACGACGTCGAGTCCGACGAGGAGGAGGCCATCGACGTCGACCTCGAGTCGTACGGCAACGGTGGCGACGGCGGTATCAGCGGCGTCACCATCTCCGAGAACACCGCCGGGTCGCCCGGTGACGAGGAGGCCATCGTCCTCTACGTCTACGGATCCGGAAACCCGATCAGCGACGTCAGCATCGTCGAGAACGTCGTCACCGGAGCCGAGGAGGACGGAATCGATGTATACGTCGAGCTCCAGGACGCGACCGCGACGAACGTCGCCGTCAGCCGGAACGAGGTCCAGTCGGCCGACCTCGATGGCATCGAGTTCGAGATCTACGGCGACAGCGGCGCCACGGTCAACGGCGTCGAGATCAGCGGCAACACGCTGACCGGCGACGATTACGGCGTCTTCTTCTACGTCGACGGTGTCGACCTGCAGAACGCGGTCATCTCGGAGAACACCATCGACGACGCGGGGGATGACGGTATCTACCTCTACGTCGGGGAGATCCCCTCGGGCGGGAGCGCCGAGGTCGACGTGACGCGGAACCTCGTCACCGGGAGCACCGAGTACGGCCTCTACGTCGAGGCGTCCTTGGTCGACACGGTGGACATCCTGGTCGAGCGGAACCAGTTCACGAGCAACGACGGCGGCATCCTCGTGACCGGCGACTTCGACCGGAGCGGCATCAACGTCACCGAGAACAACATCGTCGGCAACGGCGTCGGCGTGCAGAACAGCCAGGTCGCCCAACAGCAGGGCCAGGAGTACGTCGACGCTCGGAACAACTGGTGGGGCAACGAGACGGGTCCCGGCAGCCTGACCGCGACCACCGGCCTGTTCTTCGAGGACCCCGTCAGCGATGGCGTCCTCGCCAACGGAACCGGCGACCTGGTGAGTGGGAACGACAGCACCGGCCTCGCGAACGTCCGGTTCGCGCCGTTCGCCACCACCGCGTTCGACATCGCCGACCTGCCCGACCCGCCGACGCTGGGCGGTGGTGGCTCGCGCCCGGCGAAGTTCGCCATCACGGAGGACAGCATCTCGCCCCAGACGGTCGAGATCGGCGAGAGCACGACCGTCAGCTACGTCGTCACCAACACCGGCGGCCGGACGGGAACGTACGTCGCCCTGCTGACCGCCGACGGCAAGCTCGTCGACACGCAGGAGATCCGGCTCCGGGCCGGCGAGAGCGAGACGGTCACCCACGAGTTCGCACGTAACAATGCCGGCAGCTACTACATCCAGACCCGCACCTGGGTCATCGGCCGGCTGACGGTCACGCCGCTGCGCGAGACCAAGGCCGATGTGGAGTCCGACCTCCTGCGGGGCGGGGCCCAGATCACCATCACGGACCCGGTGACCGGTGAGCCGGTCTTCCTCGCGCTCCCGTTCACGGAGGCCAGCAACCAGACCGGCATCCACCTCGAATCGCTCAACCTCACGCTCGACGAGCGGACCGACTACGAGGTCGATGTCCAGCAGCCCGAGGACCTCGACCGGCTCGGCGTGGGCCCGGACGGCCCGATCCCGCTGGTCGGCGGCGGCACGCAGGAGTTCGGCTACTTCGTCATCGACATCGAGAGTGAGGGGAACGTGACGGGCGCCGAGTTCGTCTTCAGCATCCGGAAGGAACTGTACGAGCAGTTCGCCGGTGAGACCGACCCCACGGCCGGCACGACGCTGTACCGTTACGACCCCGAGACGGGGACCTGGGAGCGCTACGAGATGGAACTGGTCGGCGAGACCGACACGACCTACCGGTTCCGTGTCTCCACGCCCGGTTTCTCGGCCTTCGCGGTCGGGACGCCCGGGCCGGCGTTCGACGTGCGCAACGTCTCGCTCGCCCAGCAGACCATAGAGGCCGGCGACTTCGCCCGCGTCCAGGCGGTCGTCGAGAACACCGGCGAGCGCAACGGCACGTACACCGCCGTCCTCACCGTGGACGGCGACCGACGCGCCACCGAGGACGTGTTCGTCCCGGCCGGCGAGTCACGCGACATCGACTTCCGCGAGACCTTCCCCGAGGCCGGCAACTACGACCTCGCGCTCAACGATATCGCGGTCGGCACCCTGACCGTCGAGGCAGCGGCCACGCCGACGCCGACGGAGACGCCCACGCCGGAGCCGACGGAGACCTCGACCGAGGCTCCGACCGAGGCGCCCGAGCCGACGGACACGCCCACCGAGGCCGAGGAGACGCCGGCGACGACCGAGACCAGCGGTCAGCCGGGCTTCGCGCTCGTGACCGCGCTGCTCGCGCTGCTCGCAGCCGCGCTGCTGGCGGCCCGGCGGCGCGACCGCGACTGA
- the ftsZ gene encoding cell division protein FtsZ has product MDSLIEDAIDEAENREEEGPAGDGPANSNDHSPNTSGTMTDEELASVVEDLETKITVVGCGGAGGNTVTRMDREGIHGAKLVAANTDAQHLATEVEADTKILIGRQRTGGRGAGSVPKIGEEAAQENIDDINAAIDGSDMVFVTAGLGGGTGTGSAPVVAQAAQEQGALTIAVVTVPFTAEGERRRANADAGLERLRAVADTVIVIPNDRLLDYAPNLPLQDAFKICDRVLMRSVKGMTELITKPGLVNVDFADVKTIMENGGVAMIGLGESDSENKAQDSIRSALRSPLLDVEFDGANSALVNVVGGPDMSIEEAEGVVEQIYDRIDPDARIIWGASVNQDFDGKMETMIVVTGVESPQIYGKNEAAEGQGGQAGQVGNLDGQATDGAGGQQPASSDGGIDFVE; this is encoded by the coding sequence ATGGACTCGCTGATCGAGGACGCCATCGACGAGGCCGAGAATAGGGAGGAGGAGGGCCCGGCTGGGGACGGGCCGGCGAACTCGAACGACCACTCACCGAACACGTCGGGCACCATGACCGACGAGGAGCTGGCGAGTGTCGTCGAGGACCTCGAGACGAAGATCACCGTCGTCGGCTGCGGCGGTGCCGGCGGCAACACCGTCACCCGGATGGACCGCGAGGGCATCCACGGTGCGAAGCTGGTCGCGGCCAACACCGACGCCCAGCACCTCGCCACCGAGGTCGAGGCCGACACGAAGATCCTCATCGGCCGCCAGCGGACCGGCGGCCGCGGCGCGGGCTCGGTCCCGAAGATCGGGGAGGAGGCCGCCCAGGAGAACATCGACGACATCAACGCCGCCATCGACGGCTCGGACATGGTGTTCGTCACCGCCGGGCTGGGCGGCGGGACGGGGACGGGCTCTGCCCCCGTCGTCGCACAGGCCGCCCAGGAGCAGGGCGCCCTGACCATCGCGGTCGTCACGGTCCCGTTCACCGCGGAGGGTGAGCGCCGGCGGGCCAACGCCGATGCCGGCCTGGAGCGCCTACGGGCCGTCGCGGACACCGTCATCGTCATCCCGAACGACCGGCTGCTGGACTACGCGCCGAACCTGCCGCTCCAGGACGCCTTCAAGATCTGCGACCGCGTCCTGATGCGCTCGGTGAAGGGGATGACCGAGCTGATCACGAAGCCCGGCCTCGTCAACGTCGACTTCGCCGACGTGAAGACGATCATGGAGAACGGCGGCGTCGCGATGATCGGCCTCGGCGAGTCCGACTCCGAGAACAAGGCCCAGGATTCGATCCGCTCGGCGCTGCGCTCGCCGTTGCTCGACGTGGAGTTCGACGGCGCCAACTCCGCGCTCGTCAACGTGGTCGGCGGCCCGGACATGAGCATCGAGGAGGCCGAGGGCGTCGTCGAGCAGATCTACGACCGCATCGACCCGGACGCGCGCATCATCTGGGGCGCCTCCGTCAACCAGGACTTCGACGGCAAGATGGAGACGATGATCGTCGTCACCGGCGTCGAGAGCCCGCAGATCTACGGCAAGAACGAGGCCGCCGAGGGACAGGGTGGCCAGGCCGGACAGGTCGGCAACCTCGACGGGCAGGCCACCGACGGCGCCGGCGGCCAACAGCCCGCCTCCTCCGACGGCGGCATCGACTTCGTGGAGTAA
- a CDS encoding Lrp/AsnC family transcriptional regulator, whose amino-acid sequence MADDDLDDVDRAILYALQEDARNMSSGDIAERTGTSDSTVRKRIQRLESDGIIKGYSASVDYQRSGYPLRMLLYCTASIPERGGMIADILEIDGVISVQELVTGEQNLLVTAVGESDSDITPVAQELLDMGLTVADEVLVRSHESTPFGRFDPRGDS is encoded by the coding sequence ATGGCCGACGACGACCTCGACGACGTCGACAGGGCGATCCTGTACGCACTGCAGGAGGACGCCCGGAACATGTCGTCCGGCGACATCGCGGAGCGAACCGGGACCTCGGACAGCACGGTCCGCAAGCGCATCCAGCGCCTCGAATCCGACGGGATCATCAAGGGGTACAGCGCCAGCGTCGACTACCAGAGATCCGGCTACCCGCTCCGGATGCTGCTCTACTGCACTGCCTCGATCCCGGAGCGTGGCGGGATGATCGCCGATATCCTGGAGATCGACGGCGTCATCTCGGTCCAGGAGCTGGTCACCGGCGAGCAGAACCTCCTCGTGACGGCCGTCGGCGAGTCCGACAGCGACATCACGCCCGTCGCGCAGGAACTCCTCGACATGGGACTGACGGTCGCCGACGAGGTACTCGTCCGGAGCCACGAGTCGACACCCTTCGGCAGGTTCGATCCCAGGGGGGATAGCTGA
- a CDS encoding proton-conducting transporter membrane subunit: MSGHSQSKTVGPLPDTTAESPFVPVALTWLVWSLLAASLGALVLRVRGGAAWEVPGLVAVDGLTVLMWVVVTFFSGIVHSYSRRYMAGSARKTAFFATTSGFTVVVMALVAADHVALFGLLWLVMGLLMAKLVGIAEGWEQAQAAATVARRYFLASSALLGVALTALWWTTGATTVSGIAAAAGTLGGPVWLVAAAALVLAAMIQSALVPFHTWLLSSMTAPTPASALMHAGFVNAGGILLTRFAPVVTVDPGLMLAVVAVGGASAIGGKLLKSVQTDIKGKLGCSTVGQMGFMIMQAGLGFFGAAITHLILHGFYKAYQFLSSGEQVAHTSPSEGTPHTTERLTSVVGVVVMLLTGLAGGALFAVLTGKGTTIDSGLLLTFFVTFTTLHAARSAVQRTSFSPVARYGAVPLVFLPAIVIYAVVYGAVSGLLSGVPMVTAPTELTLLHGALAVVFTAIYVGIETGVHERSQRLYVALLNAGQPSADTVLTASEDYNEY, from the coding sequence ATGTCAGGACACAGCCAATCGAAGACGGTCGGACCACTTCCGGACACGACGGCCGAGTCGCCGTTCGTGCCCGTCGCACTCACCTGGCTCGTCTGGTCGCTGCTGGCCGCGAGTCTCGGCGCCCTGGTCCTCCGAGTCCGGGGCGGGGCCGCGTGGGAGGTTCCGGGGCTCGTGGCCGTCGACGGGCTGACCGTCCTGATGTGGGTGGTCGTCACGTTCTTCAGCGGCATCGTCCACAGCTACTCGCGCCGCTACATGGCCGGGAGCGCCCGGAAGACGGCCTTCTTCGCCACCACGTCCGGCTTCACGGTGGTCGTGATGGCCCTGGTCGCGGCCGACCACGTCGCCCTGTTCGGCCTGCTGTGGCTCGTGATGGGCCTGCTGATGGCGAAGCTCGTCGGCATCGCCGAGGGCTGGGAGCAGGCGCAGGCGGCCGCGACGGTGGCCCGCCGGTACTTCCTCGCCAGCAGCGCGCTGCTCGGCGTCGCGCTGACGGCGCTGTGGTGGACGACCGGCGCGACGACCGTCTCGGGGATCGCCGCGGCCGCCGGCACGCTCGGCGGCCCGGTGTGGCTGGTCGCCGCCGCCGCGCTCGTGCTCGCGGCGATGATCCAGTCCGCCCTGGTGCCGTTCCACACCTGGCTGCTCTCCTCGATGACCGCGCCGACGCCGGCGTCGGCGCTGATGCACGCCGGGTTCGTCAACGCGGGCGGCATCCTGCTGACCCGCTTCGCCCCGGTCGTCACCGTCGACCCCGGGCTCATGCTCGCGGTGGTCGCCGTCGGCGGCGCCAGCGCCATCGGCGGCAAGCTCCTGAAATCGGTCCAGACGGACATCAAGGGCAAGCTCGGCTGCTCGACGGTCGGCCAGATGGGGTTCATGATCATGCAGGCCGGCCTCGGCTTCTTCGGGGCCGCCATCACCCACCTCATCCTGCACGGGTTCTACAAGGCCTACCAGTTCCTGAGCTCGGGCGAACAGGTCGCCCACACCAGCCCGAGCGAGGGGACCCCGCACACGACGGAGCGACTGACGAGCGTCGTCGGTGTCGTCGTGATGCTGCTGACCGGCCTGGCCGGCGGCGCGCTGTTCGCGGTCCTGACCGGGAAGGGGACCACCATCGACAGTGGCCTCCTGCTGACCTTCTTCGTGACGTTCACCACGCTCCACGCCGCTCGAAGCGCGGTCCAGCGCACGTCGTTCTCGCCGGTGGCTCGCTACGGCGCCGTCCCGCTGGTCTTCCTCCCGGCCATCGTCATCTACGCCGTGGTCTACGGGGCGGTCTCCGGGCTCCTGTCCGGCGTCCCGATGGTCACGGCGCCGACCGAACTGACCCTGCTCCACGGCGCCCTGGCCGTCGTCTTCACCGCCATCTACGTCGGCATCGAGACCGGCGTCCACGAGAGGAGCCAGCGCCTCTACGTGGCGCTGCTGAACGCCGGCCAGCCGTCCGCGGACACCGTGCTGACTGCCTCGGAGGACTACAATGAGTACTGA
- a CDS encoding transcription elongation factor Spt5: MPIFAVKTTASQERTVADMIMNREEESVHAALAPDSLTSYVMVEADDISVFDRILDEIPHSRGVVQGESSIAEVEHFLSPKPDVEGIAEGDIVELIAGPFKGEKAKVQRIDEGKDQVTVELYEATVPIPVTVRGDQIRVLDSEER; the protein is encoded by the coding sequence GTGCCCATCTTCGCCGTCAAGACCACTGCGAGCCAGGAACGCACCGTCGCGGACATGATCATGAACCGGGAGGAGGAGAGCGTCCACGCCGCGCTGGCGCCCGACTCGCTCACCTCCTACGTGATGGTCGAGGCCGACGACATCTCGGTGTTCGACCGCATCCTCGACGAGATCCCCCACTCCCGGGGCGTCGTCCAGGGCGAGTCCTCCATCGCAGAGGTGGAGCACTTCCTCTCGCCGAAACCGGACGTCGAGGGCATCGCCGAGGGCGACATCGTCGAGCTCATCGCCGGCCCGTTCAAGGGCGAGAAGGCGAAGGTCCAGCGCATCGACGAGGGCAAGGACCAGGTCACCGTCGAGCTGTACGAGGCGACGGTCCCGATCCCCGTGACCGTGCGCGGGGACCAGATCCGCGTACTGGACTCCGAAGAGCGATAA
- a CDS encoding protein translocase SEC61 complex subunit gamma: MEVPKELGAYTRVLKLASTPSWQEFSRVALIAGVGVILVGILGFLIFVMMSFVPGGV, from the coding sequence ATGGAAGTACCGAAGGAACTCGGCGCGTATACCCGGGTGCTCAAGCTCGCGAGCACCCCCTCCTGGCAGGAGTTCTCCAGGGTCGCCCTCATCGCGGGCGTGGGGGTCATCCTCGTCGGCATCCTGGGGTTCCTGATCTTCGTCATGATGAGCTTCGTCCCCGGAGGTGTCTGA
- a CDS encoding PGF-CTERM sorting domain-containing protein, producing the protein MSRQRVQVGLVVLAVVAAGLVPFVGPASATRTTAADVVIVFDRTVGMDAERDTFRERIANLTADLAAEDVDIRYAVVAYEGNDPGDTELIQGFTRDADRLREAFEFELFGTTENASHGIRLATGLDYREDARRVVVVVTDEDDDGTITARTAAREALEETNTTLVAVSPERRQPNDLRRLAESVDGRWVDIDRGDFEDVLEETFTVLDQVVRGYAPPDQPAEFTLDTTLNRTEVEIEEPVALTVDIKNVGGRNGSFIYLLHIDGDLVNQSQGGIRIRPGDTVTISETLIFDQRGGYNVEVSNRLVGRVVVTALRETNATVGLRDTGAGGDRLALSIRDLRADETVTLELPALQTGREGGVVFDELRVGANGVVRNLTADVRQTATRPPNVPREPDDIRPALTWLHVDPTGTERVENVTFGLRVREARLEGLPPENLAVYRHAGGGGWTRLATTYTGEAGDDYRYEVTSPGFSTFAVGARDGTFEVVSTNLSDRSVGVDEPVTVTAVVENVGEVDGDYRAILRANGEFVNDTVVRVPAGETRNVSFTAAFDAAGEYRLRVGDRGAGRLTVVAPATSTATPTPEPTPTDPAPDPATPTATPTAGEETPEPTASDGQSGFGPAVALLALLVGALLATRRRD; encoded by the coding sequence GTGTCCCGACAGCGAGTGCAGGTCGGCCTGGTCGTGCTGGCCGTCGTGGCGGCAGGCCTGGTCCCATTCGTCGGGCCGGCGAGTGCGACACGGACCACGGCTGCGGACGTCGTCATCGTGTTCGACCGGACGGTGGGTATGGACGCCGAGCGCGACACGTTCCGCGAGCGGATCGCCAACCTGACCGCCGACCTCGCGGCCGAGGACGTCGACATCCGGTACGCCGTCGTCGCCTACGAGGGGAACGATCCCGGCGACACGGAGCTGATCCAGGGGTTCACCAGGGACGCGGACCGGCTCCGGGAGGCGTTCGAGTTCGAACTCTTCGGGACCACGGAGAACGCCTCGCACGGCATCCGCCTCGCGACGGGCCTCGACTACCGCGAGGACGCCCGTCGCGTCGTGGTCGTGGTGACCGACGAGGACGACGACGGCACGATCACGGCCCGGACGGCCGCCCGCGAGGCACTCGAGGAGACGAACACCACACTGGTCGCCGTCTCCCCGGAGCGGAGACAGCCCAACGACCTGCGGCGGCTGGCCGAGAGCGTGGACGGGCGCTGGGTCGACATCGACAGGGGGGACTTCGAGGACGTGCTCGAGGAGACGTTCACGGTCCTCGACCAGGTCGTGCGGGGGTACGCACCTCCGGATCAGCCGGCCGAGTTCACACTCGATACCACGCTCAACCGGACGGAGGTCGAGATCGAGGAACCCGTCGCCCTGACCGTCGACATCAAGAACGTCGGCGGCCGGAACGGGTCGTTCATCTACCTCCTCCACATCGACGGGGACCTCGTGAACCAGAGCCAGGGTGGCATCCGCATCCGCCCCGGGGACACGGTGACGATCTCCGAGACGCTCATCTTCGACCAGCGGGGAGGCTACAACGTCGAGGTCAGCAATCGGCTCGTCGGCCGGGTCGTCGTCACCGCGCTCCGCGAGACGAACGCGACCGTCGGCCTCCGCGACACCGGCGCCGGCGGGGACAGGCTGGCCCTGTCGATCCGTGACCTCCGGGCCGACGAGACGGTCACGCTCGAACTCCCGGCGCTGCAGACCGGGCGTGAGGGCGGTGTGGTCTTCGACGAACTCCGGGTCGGGGCGAACGGCGTCGTCCGGAACCTGACCGCCGACGTGCGACAGACCGCGACCCGGCCGCCGAACGTCCCGAGAGAGCCCGACGACATCCGGCCGGCCCTGACCTGGCTCCACGTCGACCCAACCGGGACCGAACGCGTCGAGAACGTGACCTTCGGGCTCCGGGTTCGCGAGGCACGGCTCGAGGGGCTTCCCCCGGAGAACCTCGCCGTCTACCGCCACGCCGGAGGCGGCGGCTGGACCCGGCTCGCGACGACCTACACCGGCGAGGCCGGCGACGACTACCGCTACGAGGTGACCTCACCCGGCTTCTCGACGTTCGCCGTCGGCGCCCGCGATGGGACGTTCGAGGTCGTCTCGACGAACCTGAGCGACCGGAGCGTCGGCGTCGACGAGCCCGTGACGGTCACTGCCGTCGTCGAGAACGTCGGCGAGGTGGACGGCGACTACCGCGCGATCCTCAGGGCGAACGGGGAGTTCGTGAACGACACCGTGGTCCGCGTCCCGGCGGGCGAGACGCGGAACGTCTCGTTCACCGCCGCCTTCGACGCAGCCGGCGAGTACCGGCTCCGGGTGGGCGACCGGGGAGCGGGGCGGCTGACGGTCGTGGCGCCGGCGACATCGACAGCCACGCCGACGCCCGAGCCGACCCCGACCGACCCGGCCCCGGATCCGGCGACGCCCACCGCGACCCCGACGGCCGGGGAGGAGACGCCCGAACCGACCGCGAGCGACGGCCAGTCCGGGTTCGGCCCGGCCGTCGCGCTGCTCGCGCTCCTCGTGGGCGCGCTCCTCGCGACCCGCCGGCGTGACTGA